The following DNA comes from Plasmodium vivax chromosome 11, whole genome shotgun sequence.
atttaattttagatAGAGATTATGGGGATTATACTGTTCTTCACAATTAAAATAGGCCTTGCAGTCATTCCAGTATggattattaaaaaaatatgtacagcAACTatgaacatatttttcatataatgaattgatataaataatgtaatcGCAATAGTCAGTATTTTTGCTATTATCAGAAGCAATTTTATCTATATCACTGTAATTCTTAAAATAGTCATGTAAATCTTTCTCTTCTTTCCATTTATCTAAATCGTTATctacataataaatacattttttttcttttgttaatttatcattaatatcaaacaataaattattaattattttaagtaGATATATCTTTTCATCATTATTTGAAATACTACTTAAAGTGtgcattattatattatacgtCCAGTAATTCATATATGAACATCGTTCACTGTGATCCGCACTTATTTTTGTCATACTAGATAAACTATCTAAATTAGCTGCAAGTTTGATAGAAACTATTTTAAtgtctttatattttttttccagatGGATAATTTTATCACAATACTTaacacaaatatttttatcattagtTTGTTTTTTGAATTCATCATATTTTTGGTACTCAGTAAagtcttttaaaatattttcctaaaaattaaatagacaaaaataatatttagtAAACATTACTAAttgtttccaaaaaataatttactccatataatattatacatgAAGTACTAAGATATAAGgttatataaacaaattatgtaaaatattgtaatatacatgtgtattCTTTATGCTAAAAGTCCTATATGAGGTATCCGTTACAATTGAATTGCATGCAtcttctaattttttcttagctttctcctcttccaaTACTGGTAATGGATCTACCTCTAACTTTCCAATAGAAGCTAACTTATATCTAgcaattttgtataaaacaCTAAATTTATGGAGCgccttataaaaattatcatcatcaattttttggagatataattttataccatccttaaaattttcaatacATTTTTCCGCATTACCTGTAAATTCAactttctcattttgttGGACAGGTTTTGTAGGCTCTAATTTAATATAACTggtatataaattatttaatatattcaaTTTGTTATAATCGTCTTCTgtgattttatttattttaccatTTATCCTATTATTCGTATCAATAgtagtacaaatattttttaaactactatatatattttggtCGTCATTTAAGTTTATATGAATACttcttaatttattattaaaccAGAAGTTCAAATACTCTGCCTGTTTATTATCCTTATTATCCGTTTCTTgggtatataattttttatataattttataaaatttttacacaaagTTTTCAGTTGTTCATTATATCCATTATTGTTCCATTTAGTCGTATCACAACTACCAATGAAATCATTTGAACCTACttctatattttcattattttcataactTTGATAAGTCTTTATATCGTCGAATATGTCATactaaaaaaagttaaatttaaaatatatacacattataataatgaaaggaattaataatacattatatattctgttataatattaaaatagtatttttacgaaaaaccAAATTTTACCTTATATTCTTCTTCCTGTTGATTCgtcattatattttcatttgatGTTTCAagtaatataatatagtTTCCGATAGCACAAGGACACTATCTATAGAATACAAAAGGCTACATCAATTATATTAGAACATTattgtttattttcattttattaaaaaatataatgaataattcatgcataaaatttatttaagaactattaattaataattagtattatacatatagagaaaacattattaattataagaaaccagaattcattttacattttgagGTTAcggggaaaatatataatataaaacatCCACATTTAGAGTTTtagcacatacatatgttaTTTAATTAGATTTGTATTAACATAACGaatgtattattttgaatctgcttaataataatgtgcaaatttttattgatatattaatatttaggttttccttatatattattgtaaataaaGAGAACATTAAGCACAAAATTTAATTGAATGATtgtatatatgaataattacatgtttttgaattttaaaaattctacaatttaaaatatttcttataaatttattgcaTAATacaatacataaaattttttttacagcaattaaaaaaattcaatattCTCATATTactgcatatataaattagtgcgaataattattaaaagtaaataaaagaatattttgttgtatagataatatttatttaatagcattatatttaaatttttatttttaataaatgaatagaccagtagtatatatattattattactctTATATTTCtctatattttacaaaaatatgctatattctatatatataaaatatattttttatagggCAATTTACGCAATTTAGGAGGAAAGAATAATAccatattatacattatatttaaggaattttattattttattatataatgaattaattaagaaaaaaatataataaatttttaatgtatatttataccGTGTTATACTTGGCAGAAAATATTACACGCTAATTTAGGTagaaaatgaattaatacattataatgtatattctattataatgatttatttatacagTGCTTTGAACTTATTTTTAGGAAACAATTTAATATTGATAAAAAgctttatattatttatatagcatctatatataatacattatatGTAACATATTACTCGTAGAAACAATGACAtgataataacattttatttaaaagaaattgaaaacatcatttaattcataaaaatcttatttaataaagtgatttattttttcaaaatattatcaAGAGAATATTCATCTCATATTACGTGAATATAAccatatattaattaaattattatatttgatattaatattaagtaataaaattatccTTATTGTGTAGATTTAGTACATAGCTGAGTAAATctacaataatattatatatataaattacgtagaggataaaatttttgtacattatttttcatttttatgtttaataaatattattattacatatactATTgaatataacaatttttataaattctttttgtaaattggttttcatttttaaggatGCATTATATATACCTGCTAAAATTACATAGCATTTTTGCACgctttctttaaaaatacacAATAGGTAGTTTTCTTTATAACTGAAGAATTCTATTTTggtattaaaattttctgttAAGGCCTATGGTTTAAATGTTACAGAGGAGAACTGTTGTTATACAATGATCTATTagttacgttttttttaataacaaataTTCCATTAAGCAaagttttattaaaatatcatatgctgttaaaaaattataaaactaattaatatatttagaaCAGAAATCGTTATAAtgattcattatatatatttttaaggaaataaatgtataaatatatttctgcatatatataaatatataattttttatgtatacgcaaaatgttttttacttttttataaaaattaaattttatatggcTTTATGGATGTCAGACATGACAGCAGTTATTAACATTGAAATGATATGAAtttacttatatattatattattaaattattaaatattatttattagcGATAGACAGGGATTTATTGGCacaatttatattatgattaCGTTTCTTATaaattgtattatatatgaatacctcatataatttattttgatgaGCGAAAGAAATTTTCTAAAACTAGcatgcatttatattttttttaataggtTAGCTGTATAATACCAGTTtagaattatttattttttattttttgtaaatattttgatagtaaaataaaacataaaagcGAATAATTAGTATAGGACAACTTTTTACTATTATGTTGCAATATTTTGTGAAGATGAGTTAACAGAAAGGAATGtcttatataattattaaaatataacctTATATATTTCGAAAACTTATATATCTGGAAAATAAGGGAAATTATAATTGaattcaatttttatgaaataaaaaaagttcacATGCATATTAACTATGATTTGATTGagtaattattatatataaagacatattataaaaaaataaaaataaaatgaaaatacatGTAGAGATAATTTCTTTCGCCTCCTTTATTcataatgaataattttatgtataactTCATTGTAGTACATttatatagaataaaataagagagaaaaaacagTGAAATGTCGAATAAAATGTGAATTAATTTAGTAGGAAAAATTCGTTTACTTTTTGTCGTTACAATACCTATAAAATGTACCAAAggttgtaataataatagtaatgcataaaaagtgaaataataataaaagtgCAAATAACAATTGCgtaatataatttgttatgTAAAGAACACATATTGTAGTATTATAAGCATTTTGCGGGTGTTTTCCTTATATCGtacatttaaatttgttcatataatatactttacaatttattaaatatttaataaaggaaatataataatgttgtatttttcagaatatttcaaaaaatgtgctTTAAACGTAATAGGAAACATGTTATATAAGGGGacatgtaaattattttgtatttgttcttaaaataaaacttcaAACCATTCTAATTAACATTCATTGCAAATAagtatatgaaaaaatcattaaaaaaaattcatatttatgcTAATTTAATTGTTTAATAATCGTGTAAATTGATTATTTCAAATACTACTGTTGCGAGTATAAGAAGAACACAAAATGGATATGCGAAATTAGAATAGAAATGAATAGAACAGCAATTATTTCAATAAATTCTTTCTTATATTCTTATTGCTATATAAAACTAATGCTATGTTGGTAAGAACCGACAGCACACGTTTTAGatgaaaatatgtaaatgataattataatactaatttatttctaatgaaaattatttagaaataatttttttattgaattttattaaaattttattagttTATTCTACCAAATAAACGCAATATGTGTTCTTTTACCAGGTATATTTTACATctaattcattttaaaatgtcaaggaaaaataaagttgcGGGGGTTTCTATTTAATTAAAGCAAAATCATATTCATTATGAAATtcggaaaagtaaaaatcaataattttattttaaaaatagttaaagattaaacaaaaaaataatctttATAAATATGGACGTTATCCTTTTTTCAGGGGGACGTAATTAGACTTGTCTAATCGTCATTGTTTTCATGTTTCATAAATTGTAATGTGCATACATTTACACATATTATATGTTGTACCCattttaagaagaagaacgatCAGTCagtatttttactatatatatttcattaccAATTATAGGTGTATATATtaagagaataaaaatttgtaaggGGGAAAGAGCAGAACGTACTTGCGTGTGTAGAAcaagaaaattgaaaaattagtGAAGAGGTTAATGCAACTTTAGACTACGAAGGAACATGCTAAAATATGCAGATGAAAaacattgaaaaaatattgcataattctataaatacattattttattacaaaaaatgatgatctataaaaaggaagatgaATTCCCCTTCTTAACAGTATGACTAAGCATTTTGATAGGATGCAGTAGACAGGAGAACATAAAAtaggaatatataaaactacTTCCTGTAGGTATTAACGTGCAAAATTAGATAAATCGTTTGAAAAGTACTCCTTAACACTACgcgtaaaaaagggacaagAATGAAAGAACAATCCGCCCACTAATTATTGGTTAAATTTGAGGCATATATGTCAGttcacataaattttttaaactatcTTTTTCagaatgttaatttttattttttttcctctccttatGATTGGTGTGTAGAAAATACTGGGATGTCATGAAATGTGTAAGATATCATTTATTTGGTTTTTCtgtttatgcattttttcgtACCGTAAAATAAGTGAATGTAAAGGGGAGTAACACTATTCTGtcgaaaatttatttttattaatgacATTTAATTCTCGTAATAATATTGAagtaactttttattttctggaaaaaaaatgtatattttttataaagaaaattgtaatataagctaaattttcctttttccatgAGATGAATAAATCagattatatgaatattttaaatttagttCATATATTAAGTGTTATAAATTATCCACTATATACACATGgtgtatttataataataatgtataaCCCATGGATATTATTCCTttgataattaaaataagaACCGTATGATTACtcctaaaaaaattatatactctatctgtgcatttttttttacgaaatacAATTTTCTTCGCTAagattgaagaaaaaaatgtgatctaaaattttttatataattttcaaaacttaaattgaaaaaaaggtgcataTAAATGCacaagataaaaataaatacgttttgttttatttgcgTTAAAATTCTTATTgggcttttttatttatgcattATTAGAGCGGTTCGATGTATAATTACGTAAATTTATTGctctatatatattgtatacaCAAAAGTTCTAATATCATTTCATCGATAGTATCGTctaaaaatgatgag
Coding sequences within:
- a CDS encoding variable surface protein Vir5-related (encoded by transcript PVX_124715A); protein product: MTNQQEEEYKYDIFDDIKTYQSYENNENIEVGSNDFIGSCDTTKWNNNGYNEQLKTLCKNFIKLYKKLYTQETDNKDNKQAEYLNFWFNNKLRSIHINLNDDQNIYSSLKNICTTIDTNNRINGKINKITEDDYNKLNILNNLYTSYIKLEPTKPVQQNEKVEFTGNAEKCIENFKDGIKLYLQKIDDDNFYKALHKFSVLYKIARYKLASIGKLEVDPLPVLEEEKAKKKLEDACNSIENILKDFTEYQKYDEFKKQTNDKNICVKYCDKIIHLEKKYKDIKIVSIKLAANLDSLSSMTKISADHSERCSYMNYWTYNIIMHTLSSISNNDEKIYLLKIINNLLFDINDKLTKEKKCIYYVDNDLDKWKEEKDLHDYFKNYSDIDKIASDNSKNTDYCDYIIYINSLYEKYVHSCCTYFFNNPYWNDCKAYFNCEEQYNPHNLYLKLNCQELSSDKFKTLKRVTTPVPIDYKFSPAGRRFSKKQPKNKQKITHNLNEPNRQTSPKKEVNYVNKSSKKERIRIAYQTT